The genomic interval TTATGGAGTTTAAAAATGTCAAGCAAATTGAAAAGGCTCAGAACTTTAACCAAAAAGATGGTATAAAGCTTTTTATTGTACTCATCTTTTTTCTAGTTATTTCTCTGATAGCAATTTTTGTTCATACAGGATATAACACACTTTTACTTGTTTTTGCAACTATCATCGGTGGCTATATGGCGATGAGCATTGGAGCAAATGATGTGGCAAACAATGTTGGACCAGCAGTTGGCTCCCACGCAATTACACTTGTAGGGGCGATTATAATTGCTGCAATTTGTGAAGCTATGGGAGCAGTTATCGCTGGTGGGGAAGTCGTAGAGACGATTAAATCAGGTATTATAGATTCTCAAAATATCACTGACCCAAGTGTGTTTGTGGCTCTTATGCTAGCAGCGCTTGCTTCAGGTGCAGTATGGTTACACCTTGCTACTGCTATCGGAGCTCCTGTTTCAACTACACATTCTCTTGTAGGCGGAATCTTAGGTGCTGGAGTTGTTGCAGTAGGCTTTGAAATTGTAAATTGGGGAGAGTGCTTACGCATTGTATCAAGTTGGGTTATCTCACCTGTGCTTGGTGGTTTGATTGCAGTAATTTTTCTTATCATCATTAAAAAAAGCATTACCTATAAAGAAGATAAACGTGAGGCAGCCAAAAAAGTAGTGCCTATTCTCGTTTTTGTAATGACTTGGGCTTTTAGTCTTTACCTTATACTCAAAGGTTTAAAAAAGATATTACCATCGCTTGATTTGGTTTTATCTGTAGGCATTAGCTTTATTATAGCGATTGGGGTTTATTTTATCGTGCGCCCTATCATAGCCAAGAAAGCAGATTCTCTCCTAAACACCAAAGAAGACATTAATTCACTCTTTACTATTCCTCTTGTTTTTTCAGCAGCACTTTTAAGCTTCGCTCACGGAGCAAATGATGTTGCAAACGCTATTGGACCACTCGCAGCAATTAATGAAACGTTAAAAAATCTTAGTGAATCTCTCCCTACAAGTAAAGCAGGTGTGCCATTATGGATTATGCTGGTAGGTGGGCTTGGTATTTCTCTAGGACTTGCACTCTATGGACCAAGACTTATCCGCACGGTGGGAAGCGAAATTACTGAATTAGATAAAATAAGAGCATTTTGTATCGCTATGAGCGCAGCCTTAACTGTTCTCTTGGCTTCCCAACTTGGATTACCTGTAAGCTCAACACATATTGCCATTGGAGCAATATTTGGTGTGGGATTCTTACGTGAATATCTTAAAAAACGCTATTATGAAATGCAGCAAATCATCATAAAAGCTCATAAGGGGAAAGATGCTCAAGAAGTAGAGGCATTTTTAGAGCGTTTTAATAAAGCAAGCATTAAGAAAAAAGGTTTGATGTTAGAATCTATTAAGAATAATAGACAACTCAAAGATATACCATATTTTGATAGAAAAGAGCGAAAATCACTTAAGAAAGCTTATAAACAAGAGTTAGTAAAACGTAATGCGATTAATAAAATAATTGCTTCTTGGCTTATCACCGTGCCTGTATCTGCTGTTCTTGGCGGAGTTACTTATTATGTGATTACTAGTCTTGGCTTTAGTATTTAGTTTTTTAAAAGATTTGATTGATTACAATTAAATCTTTACTTTTAGACAAGGAGATTTTTTGGACCCGTATTCGTCCATTTTAATGCTTATTTTGGCATTATTTTTAGTATTTCTTAATGCCTTTTTTGTGCTTTCAGAGTTTGCTATTGTTAAAATACGAAAATCAAAGCTAGAGGAACTTGCGAAAAATGAAGTTAAAAATGCTTCTCTTGCTTTAAAAATTACTCATTCGCTTGATACATATTTGAGTGCAACACAACTTGGCATCACTCTTGCTTCTCTCGCACTAGGTTGGATTAGTGAAAATGCTTTTGTTAAGCTTATAAGTATTCCATTTGGTTATCTTTTGGAATCTTCTCCTCTTTTAGTGCATTCTATTGCATCAATGATTGCTTTTGTTTTCGTAACGCTTCTTCACGTTGTGCTTGGAGAGCTTGTGCCAAAGTCAGTTGCCATTGCCAAAACAGAATCGGTCGTGCTTCTCGTTGCCAAACCACTTTATACATTTCGGATTATCTTTTCTCCATTGATTAAGCTTTTTGATTTGCTTGCAGCATTTTTTCTTAAGTTCATTAACATCTCGCCTGCACGTGAAAATGAAGCTGTCCATTCCGATGAGGAACTTAAAATTATTATAGGTGAAAGTCTTAAAGAAGGCTATATAGATTCTATAGAGGGTGAGATTATTAAAAACGCTGTTGATTTCTCTGATACCCTTGCTAGAGAAATTATGACGCCCAGAAAAGATATGATATGTTTAAATGCACAAGATGGATATGAAAAAAATATTGATATTATTTTGCAAACGAATCACACGCGCTATCCTTACTATCAAGATTCCAAAGATAATATTCTAGGTATGATACATATCCGCGATTTATTTGAAAACGCAATAAAAGGCAAAGAGCATAATCTCTCTAAACTTGTCCGCAATATGATTATTGTGCCAGAGAGCGCACATATCTCTGAAATTTTAAATACAATGAATCGTCAACAAGTCCATACTGCACTTGTTGTTGATGAATACGGTGGCACTTCTGGGCTTTTGACAATGGAAGATATTATTGAGGAAATTATGGGGGATATTTCTGATGAACACGACCTCAAAATTGAAGATATGAGGCAAATTGATGCGCAAACTTATGAATTTGATGGAAAACTTGAAATAAGTGATATTGAAGAAATGCTTGACATTACTTTTAAAAATACAAATGACCATATCACTATTGGAGGCTATGTATTTGGATTATTTGGGCGATTACCTATGATGAAAGATAAAATTACTGATGAACATTGCATTTTTGAAGTGCTTGAAA from Helicobacter hepaticus ATCC 51449 carries:
- a CDS encoding hemolysin family protein encodes the protein MDPYSSILMLILALFLVFLNAFFVLSEFAIVKIRKSKLEELAKNEVKNASLALKITHSLDTYLSATQLGITLASLALGWISENAFVKLISIPFGYLLESSPLLVHSIASMIAFVFVTLLHVVLGELVPKSVAIAKTESVVLLVAKPLYTFRIIFSPLIKLFDLLAAFFLKFINISPARENEAVHSDEELKIIIGESLKEGYIDSIEGEIIKNAVDFSDTLAREIMTPRKDMICLNAQDGYEKNIDIILQTNHTRYPYYQDSKDNILGMIHIRDLFENAIKGKEHNLSKLVRNMIIVPESAHISEILNTMNRQQVHTALVVDEYGGTSGLLTMEDIIEEIMGDISDEHDLKIEDMRQIDAQTYEFDGKLEISDIEEMLDITFKNTNDHITIGGYVFGLFGRLPMMKDKITDEHCIFEVLEMEGARIKKLKVTYTPKITSTL
- a CDS encoding inorganic phosphate transporter; this translates as MEFKNVKQIEKAQNFNQKDGIKLFIVLIFFLVISLIAIFVHTGYNTLLLVFATIIGGYMAMSIGANDVANNVGPAVGSHAITLVGAIIIAAICEAMGAVIAGGEVVETIKSGIIDSQNITDPSVFVALMLAALASGAVWLHLATAIGAPVSTTHSLVGGILGAGVVAVGFEIVNWGECLRIVSSWVISPVLGGLIAVIFLIIIKKSITYKEDKREAAKKVVPILVFVMTWAFSLYLILKGLKKILPSLDLVLSVGISFIIAIGVYFIVRPIIAKKADSLLNTKEDINSLFTIPLVFSAALLSFAHGANDVANAIGPLAAINETLKNLSESLPTSKAGVPLWIMLVGGLGISLGLALYGPRLIRTVGSEITELDKIRAFCIAMSAALTVLLASQLGLPVSSTHIAIGAIFGVGFLREYLKKRYYEMQQIIIKAHKGKDAQEVEAFLERFNKASIKKKGLMLESIKNNRQLKDIPYFDRKERKSLKKAYKQELVKRNAINKIIASWLITVPVSAVLGGVTYYVITSLGFSI